CAGGCTCGCTCCTACAGTGGGTCCGTGTCGAACACAAATCTGCCCGCGATGGGGTCACCTCGGTCTGTCAGAACCCAACGCTGGCCTGCACGAAGAACGTGCGCGGCGCACCCACGTACATGCCCGAGTTGTTGTCGCTGGAACGGGTGAAGTACTGCTTGTCGAAGATGTTCTTCACCCCGGCGCCGACTTTCAGGTTCGACACCGAAGGCCCGAAGTCATAGCCGCTGCGCACGTTCCAGGTGACATAACCCGGAATGTCGCCGTACTGGCCATCAGCAGTACCTTGCGTGATGTAGTTGTTGCTGAAGCTGCCGTCGGCGTTGACCGCCACACCCGGCGAGCGCTGTTGGGACTGGGCAAACGCGTCGACGTTGTACGTCCAGCGGTTGATGTCGTAACGCAGGCCGACCGTCGCCACCTGACGCGAGTAGAACGGCAGGTCACGGCCCTTGAAGTCCGGAATGTCCCCTTCATACACGGCGCGGGTGTAAGTGAACCCGGCGTTGGCGGTCAGGCCTTCCAGGCGCGGATCCAGTGCCGCCATGTCGTAGTGCACCGAGGTCTCGATACCCCGGTGGGTGGTCGCGCCGAGGTTGGTCCAGCCGGCATCGTTGCTGATGTACTGCAACTCTTTATCGAAGTCGATGTAGAACAGCGTCACTTCACCGCCCCACACGTCATCGTTGTAGCGCGTGCCGATCTCGTAGGTCTTGGCCTTTTCCGGCTCCAGGCCGTTGGCCGTTTCGTTACCCACGCCGCCCTGGCCGAGCTGGAAGTACTGCAACGCACCGAACGAAGTCTCGTAGTTGGCGAACAGCTTCCACGCTTCGGACATGTGATACATCACGCTCAACGCCGGCAGCGGCTCGTTGCTCTCGATGCTGCGGCGTTTTTCCGGCACCGGCTTGCCGGCGGTGTCGAGCACCGGGCGGTCGTGCCATTCGGTCTGGATATGTTCGAAACGCACCCCCGGGGTGATGGTCCAGTTGCCGACATCGATCTTGTTGTCGATGTAGGCCGCGTGAGCTTCAGTGCCACCAGTACGGTCCTGGTACACGTGGCCGTCCGAGGTCTTGGTCACCACCGGCTCGTTGGCGCCGTTCAAAGCCAGGCGGCTGGCTTGCTCGTGCATGCCTTCCTTGAGGTAGCGATAACCGACACTGACTTCCTGGGTGGTTGGACCCACGTCGAACACATGGGACACCCGCGGTTCGATGCCGTAGGTGTAGTAGGTACGCGGGAACGAGCCGAGGGTCTTCTGGTCGCGGGCGGCGATGTTGCTGCCACGGAAGCTGTCGGTGTAGTAGGTCAGCACTTCGGCCTGGGTACGGTCGTCGAGCTGGCGGATCCACTTGAACGACACGTCCTTGCGGCGGCCGCTGAAGTTGTCGTTGTTGCGGTCGGACTGGAACGGATCGGCGTCGTACTGCGCCTGGGTCAAACCGCCGGGCATGTCGGCGCTGGCGTCGTAGTAGTGAAAGTTCAGGCTGAAATCGTCGACGTCGGTGGGCGCCCAGTGAGTCTTGAGGAGCACGTCGTCGATGTCGTTGCCGTTATTACGTTCGCGGTAACCGTTGCCGTTCACCCCGGAATACAACAGCGCCACGCCGATACCGTTGTCGGCGGTGCCGCCCATGAACGCGGTGTCGATGTGCTTCCAGCCACCGTGCTGGGACGTCTCCAGAGTGGTGCCGATTTCAGCCGAGGCTTTTTCCGGGATGGCCCGGGTCACGAAGTTGATCACCCCACCCACGTTCTGCGGCCCATAACGCACGGAACCGGCACCGCGCACCACGTCGATGCTGTCGAGGTTGCCGGAGGAAATCGGTGCCATGGACAGTTGAGGCTGGCCGTACGGGGCGAAGGCTGCCGGCACGCCATCGATCAGGATGGTGGAGCGTGGCGACAGGCGCGAGGTCAGGCCACGCACGCCGACGTTGAGGGAAATATCACTGCCGCCGGTGCCGTTGGCGTCCTGCACCTGCACACCCGGTACGCGCTTGAGCACATCGCCGACGTTCATCGCGCCCTGCTCGACCATCGCCTCGCGACGGATCACGGTCCGCGCGCCAGGGTGGTTCTGGACCAGCGCGGCATCGGCATCGTCGAGCCAGTCGCCGACCACCTTGATGTCGGTCGCGCCCAGTTCCAGCGCACCACCGGCCGCCTGGGTCGGCGCCGGCATCAGGGTCACCGAACCTTCATCGATCGAGTACTGCAGGCCGCTGCCTTGCAGCAATTGACGCAGCGCTTCTTCCGGCGAAAGATTGCCGTCCACCGCCGGAGCTTGCTTGCCGGCCACCAGGTCAGGGCTGAAAAACACCTGCAACGAGGTTTGCTGGCCCAGCTGAGTCAAGGCCTGGCCCAAGGGTTGCGCCTGGATATGAATGGCGTCGGCGGCGAATACTTGAGGCATCGCGACGTTGACCGCCAGCGCGAGCGCCAGCGGCAACCAAGGGAAGGTTGGGGTAAGAGCGGTGGATTTTTTCACGTCGAACGTATTCCTGTGGATCGCAAGAGTGTGCGCTTGTTAATGCAAACCAGTTGCAGTTGAACAGGAAGACGATGAACTCGAAAAAAACCTGAATTTTATTTTGAAATTATTTCCTGGCTGCCGTCATCGAGGGTGCGCACGGCCACCGGCAGGATGCTCGGCAGGGCCTTGAGCAGCGCATCGGTGTTGTCGGACTTGAACACGCTGGTCAGGCGCAGATTGCCCACTGCCGCGCTGGCGACCTTCAGTGGCTTGTCCCGATAACGCGACACCTGCTCGGCGACATCGCTCAGGCTGGCGTTGTTGAACACCAGTTTGCCGCTGCGCCAGGCCGTCATCTCGGCGGGATTGACCGCATAGGCCGCCGCGACCTTGCCCTGGGCATCGACATGGGTACCCAGGCCCGCGGTCAGGCTGATGAAATCATTGTCGGGTGCCGAGCGAGCCTGGACTTTCACCGTGCCCTGCTCCACCACCACCCGCGTGTCGGCGCTGCCCCGGCGTACATCGAAGCGCGTGCCGGTGACCGTAACCTTGCCATTGCCGGCCTCGACCACGAACGGTCGGCTGCTGTCGTGCTGAACGCTGAACATCGCCTCGCCTTCGCTCAGTTCGATGCCGCGTCGGTTCTTGTCAAAGCGCACCTGAATCCGGCTGCGGCTGTCCAGATCGATGGTCGAACCGTCCGGCAGGGCCACCTGGCGGCGTTCGCCCAGGGCGGTGGAAAACTCGGCCGTGTAAGGCGAGGGATGATTCAGGCCGCTGAAAAGCCCGAGGCCAAGCGCCACCGCCACCACACTGGCTGCCACCGCATAGCGCAGGACTGGCCGGCGTTTGGGGCGCACCGGCGCCTCTTCGCACAGCGC
This genomic interval from Pseudomonas putida contains the following:
- a CDS encoding FecR family protein — encoded protein: MMDTRDCACGQTAVRDDAARWFVRLQEAAVDVDVYRQFETWLDEHPQHRTEFECLQNVWKAADLVPSARLLALCEEAPVRPKRRPVLRYAVAASVVAVALGLGLFSGLNHPSPYTAEFSTALGERRQVALPDGSTIDLDSRSRIQVRFDKNRRGIELSEGEAMFSVQHDSSRPFVVEAGNGKVTVTGTRFDVRRGSADTRVVVEQGTVKVQARSAPDNDFISLTAGLGTHVDAQGKVAAAYAVNPAEMTAWRSGKLVFNNASLSDVAEQVSRYRDKPLKVASAAVGNLRLTSVFKSDNTDALLKALPSILPVAVRTLDDGSQEIISK
- a CDS encoding TonB-dependent siderophore receptor — translated: MKKSTALTPTFPWLPLALALAVNVAMPQVFAADAIHIQAQPLGQALTQLGQQTSLQVFFSPDLVAGKQAPAVDGNLSPEEALRQLLQGSGLQYSIDEGSVTLMPAPTQAAGGALELGATDIKVVGDWLDDADAALVQNHPGARTVIRREAMVEQGAMNVGDVLKRVPGVQVQDANGTGGSDISLNVGVRGLTSRLSPRSTILIDGVPAAFAPYGQPQLSMAPISSGNLDSIDVVRGAGSVRYGPQNVGGVINFVTRAIPEKASAEIGTTLETSQHGGWKHIDTAFMGGTADNGIGVALLYSGVNGNGYRERNNGNDIDDVLLKTHWAPTDVDDFSLNFHYYDASADMPGGLTQAQYDADPFQSDRNNDNFSGRRKDVSFKWIRQLDDRTQAEVLTYYTDSFRGSNIAARDQKTLGSFPRTYYTYGIEPRVSHVFDVGPTTQEVSVGYRYLKEGMHEQASRLALNGANEPVVTKTSDGHVYQDRTGGTEAHAAYIDNKIDVGNWTITPGVRFEHIQTEWHDRPVLDTAGKPVPEKRRSIESNEPLPALSVMYHMSEAWKLFANYETSFGALQYFQLGQGGVGNETANGLEPEKAKTYEIGTRYNDDVWGGEVTLFYIDFDKELQYISNDAGWTNLGATTHRGIETSVHYDMAALDPRLEGLTANAGFTYTRAVYEGDIPDFKGRDLPFYSRQVATVGLRYDINRWTYNVDAFAQSQQRSPGVAVNADGSFSNNYITQGTADGQYGDIPGYVTWNVRSGYDFGPSVSNLKVGAGVKNIFDKQYFTRSSDNNSGMYVGAPRTFFVQASVGF